A stretch of Carya illinoinensis cultivar Pawnee chromosome 14, C.illinoinensisPawnee_v1, whole genome shotgun sequence DNA encodes these proteins:
- the LOC122293843 gene encoding homeobox-leucine zipper protein ATHB-4-like, translating to MGEKDDGLELGLGLGLGLGLGLGCDGSRSFVKVGPMHNPSQLVQKHNGSCNEMFQLPGGRLSISGKRSERSEPNREENEVERASCSRESNEEDGEPSRKKLRLSKEQSLVLEETFKEHNTLRILFTR from the exons ATGGGTGAGAAAGATGATGGGTTGGAGTTGGGGTTGGGATTAGGATTgggattgggtttgggtttagGGTGTGATGGGAGTCGAAGTTTTGTGAAAGTGGGTCCCATGCACAACCCTTCACAGTTGGTGCAGAAACACAATGGTTCTTGTAATGAGATGTTTCAGTTACCTG GTGGACGTTTGAGCATCAGCGGAAAGAGGAGCGAGAGATCAGAGCCAAACAGAGAAGAAAATGAGGTTGAGAGGGCTTCGTGCTCTCGTGAGAGCAATGAGGAAGATGGCGAGCCATCAAGAAAGAAACTCAGGCTGTCAAAGGAGCAGTCTTTGGTTCTAGAGGAGACCTTCAAAGAGCACAATACTCTTCGCATCTTATTCACTCGTTAG